A stretch of Cheilinus undulatus linkage group 20, ASM1832078v1, whole genome shotgun sequence DNA encodes these proteins:
- the prodh2 gene encoding hydroxyproline dehydrogenase codes for MRGSLPNIHVLHKHSQSLRLLVQAQLTHKLTHFPGTMLCSRLRTSLPRLMPLRMMSTAACRTVEVKQPSLLSDALAFEDPKAFRVKSFGELLRALGVFRLCSFPVLVNNCGKLMMIARTILGRRGFSMLLRPTVYAQFVAGENEREISQSMEKMSLLGLRPMLAVPIEEDLGESTGEKRYDDNMEAMLECVRMSHSNAWSKDPMMQLKITALLSPELCVKLTTLIAQQPYDLDLVVRAMGGEQIIFSGLDEGEAAHFLCGLQRLNKIAEASVNKVRVLVDAEYTYMNPALSLVTMAMMKKFNKDGVWIWNTYQCYLKESQSLLLEALHLSKEHGFCLGVKLVRGAYMDKERKLAEKEGRQDPIHNCWEDTNVSYNGSLDVMLKAISQQPEHYRIIVATHNEESVRKAAKRMEELEIDKDGGSVCFGQLLGMCDHVSLTLAKEGYAVYKSVPYGSVDDTLPYLVRRAQENRAVLQGIRKERDLLRREFYRRLSLRGGN; via the exons ATGAGAGGAAGTTTACcaaacattcatgttttacaCAAACACTCCCAATCACTAAGACTCCTGGTCCAAGCTCAGCTGACACACAAACTAACACATTTTCCTGGGACGATGTTGTGCTCTCGTTTGCGTACTTCACTCCCTCGCCTCATGCCACTGAGGATGATGAGCACTGCGGCCTGTAGGACGGTGGAGGTCAAACAGCCCAGTCTTCTCTCTGATGCTCTGGCCTTTGAGGATCCCAAAGCCTTCAGGGTGAAGAGTTTCGGTGAGCTGCTGCGTGCTCTAGGTGTGTTTCGTCTGTGCTCCTTCCCTGTGCTGGTTAACAACTGTGGAAAG CTCATGATGATTGCTCGTACCATCCTGGGGAGGAGGGGGTTCTCCATGCTGCTGAGGCCCACTGTGTATGCTCAATTTGTGGCtggagagaatgagagagagatcTCTCAGTCCATGGAGAAAATGAGCCTGCTGGGACTGAGGCCTATGCTGGCTGTGCCAATAGAGGAGGATCTGGGAGAAAGCACTGG AGAGAAGAGGTATGACGACAACATGGAGGCCATGTTGGAATGTGTTCGAATGTCGCACAGCAACGCCTGGAGCAAAGATCCCATGATGCAGCTGAAGATCACGGCCCTGCTCAGCCCTGAACTGTGT GTTAAACTCACAACCCTCATCGCACAACAGCCATATGACTTGGATCTAGTAGTCAGGGCAATGGGCGGAGAG CAAATCATCTTCTCTGGTCTGGATGAAGGCGAAGCTGCTCATTTTCTCTGTGGCCTGCAGCGACTTAACAAAATAGCTGAg gCAAGTGTGAACAAAGTGCGAGTCCTGGTGGATGCAGAGTACACCTACATGAACCCTGCCCTCTCTCTCGTCACAATGGCAATGATGAAGAAGTTTAACAAAGATGGCGTCTGGATTTGGAACACATATCAGTGTTACCTAAAG GAGTCTCAGTCTCTCCTATTAGAGGCTCTGCATCTCTCTAAGGAGCATGGTTTCTGTCTAGGAGTCAAGCTGGTGCGAGGAGCCTACATGGACAAAGAGAGGAAGCTGGCAGAGAAAGAGGGCCGACAGGACCCCATTCACAACTGCTGGGAGGACACCAATGTCAG ctataatgGCTCACTTGATGTGATGCTGAAGGCGATATCCCAGCAACCTGAGCACTACAGGATCATAGTGGCCACTCACAATGAGGAGTCTGTGAGAAAGGCTGCCAAAAG GATGGAAGAATTAGAGATAGACAAAGACGGAGGCTCGGTGTGTTTCGGACAGCTGCTGGGAATGTGTGATCACGTCTCCCTTACACTTG CTAAGGAGGGCTATGCTGTCTACAAGTCGGTGCCGTATGGCTCAGTGGACGACACGCTGCCTTATCTGGTGCGTCGGGCTCAGGAGAATCGCGCCGTGCTGCAGGGAATCCGCAAAGAGAGAGACCTACTGAGGAGGGAGTTTTACAGGAGGCTGAGTCTGAGAGGAGGGAACTAA
- the LOC121528297 gene encoding flocculation protein FLO11-like isoform X2, whose amino-acid sequence MSFSMASETTTTVQTSYVHENDDADDDWENIPPEGEVQVGDAVGGSSAQQSGENPPLSNTCTFSTPAPPSSKIKAKSRLSGLQSALTPILKYLNISNKCLSPGSLKQCDANSQKSNEDSNRHPDSQLSSSHPGQPTVGTNAPMRLLEDEYLPEITLLDVTCDSTMQVTRNDSALPDSVPATPVTAQTVCSSFTSHQPSKLNVSSSLNTTSQMLSMKMDDPPESAFAPLRWLDDRYFPEITLLDVTRDSELSPAGERSSMNITQDISPADTAKTNMDSSELNGQTAAEFKRDSELLPASERSSINVTLGISPTGTAKNNIDSSGFSGQTAAEPNHESEPLAAGEQSPLNVTLDISPAETSRTNMASSESATLDIIQSEDLSSTLEGNATHTISSFHEQSNVTKPSLELTRDISMSNISGNSRPSLAESEQNMPNIHTIAEDTPGTHPVNVTHDMSSSSDMSVQSAKTQFSTSDMQCDTSSKTVTSEVQPVSTTNTEELHTSHNSHLSSLSPKTSGSANDTFTVGQTASLSSSSSLSSTAQTPQNKTLDLPAEGETKDSATHLSRNITENSPVVNFSALKTKGTCEVQNATFDRNSFQKSSGNSTLGEAAAGTFCLQNNTFDTRPTQLQNGTITLSEKTDGHQNTLDKPSTSKVCDVTSSPKNTTSEIQPCETSKQNRSTTNTDPNAKTSDVPESTFEADPQMEKASGLSKRETKDSSQSGLPMTDSLSDSSVHQSRDLESNKANTFLLDDTLDLAAAALITSTPMPSCKVFNFNNEREVGKISGATKKLYGDVPNKPDSPVTSDIPPNIVCDRKTFLTKPAAKSLLPPSKSTSHLLKYKPASLLPGKFELPTAGLPMTRQRTQAEALRSTAASDVPQVPAGIPNSYNLRATTTGSKLPNSGLRKPQSSGIPSGIQRATAGLRPPTTRSNAPAPPPPSSDNDKPRSPAATKPATKMAQGKKHPLSRAETLQVAAKRRRTDAPLSSNNAEASSSSSDAANRAKNLKQPTTNQRALPAKTQREAAAPACTASGDAVSRSKALRQPGPSLRGLLAKPQAHGCANCVALEEQLKKKSEEIKKLKEELQKYRKEEEEC is encoded by the exons ATGTCATTCAGCATGGCCAGtgagacaacaacaacagtgcAAACCTCATATGTTCATGAAAATGACGATGCTGATGATGACTGGGAAAATATTCCACCTGAAGGAGAGGTCCAAGTGGGAGATGCGGTTGGAGGTTCCTCTGCACAGCAAAGTGGAGAAAATCCACCCCTCTCTAACACTTGCACCTTTTCAACTCCAGCTCCACCAAGCAGCAAAATCAAAGCCAAGTCACGGCTCTCTGGACTCCAGTCTGCTCTGACGCCAATTTTAAAATACCTTAATATTAGTAATAAATGTCTGtctccagggtctttaaaacaATGTGATGCAAATAGTCAAAAATCAAATGAAGATTCAAACCGACACCCTGACTCACAGCTCTCCAGCAGCCATCCTGGACAACCAACGGTGGGTACGAATGCTCCCATGCGCCTGCTGGAGGACGAATATTTACCAGAAATAACTCTTCTTGATGTGACTTGTGATTCTACGATGCAAGTAACAAGAAATGATTCAGCTCTTCCTGACAGTGTGCCTGCTACACCTGTAACAGCCCAGACTGTGTGCTCTTCATTCACTTCTCACCAGCCTTCCAAGTTGAATGTCTCCAGCAGTTTAAATACTACCTCTCAGATGCTAAGCATGAAGATGGATGATCCCCCTGAGAGCGCTTTTGCTCCTCTACGATGGCTGGATGATAGATACTTCCCAGAAATAACTCTCCTGGACGTAACACGTGATTCTGAGCTGTCGCCAGCAGGAGAACGATCCTCCATGAACATTACGCAGGATATTTCACCAGCGGATACTGCAAAAACCAACATGGACTCTTCAGAACTCAACGGTCAAACTGCAGCAGAGTTCAAGCGTGATTCTGAGTTATTGCCAGCAAGCGAACGATCCTCCATAAACGTTACACTGGGTATTTCACCAACTGGTACCGCAAAAAACAACATAGACTCTTCAGGATTCAGTGGACAAACTGCAGCAGAGCCCAATCATGAGTCAGAGCCATTGGCTGCAGGAGAACAATCCCCCTTAAATGTTACACTGGATATTTCACCAGCAGAAACGTCAAGAACCAACATGGCTTCCTCAGAGTCTGCCACGTTGGACATAATTCAAAGTGAGGACTTGTCAAGCACTCTTGAAGGTAATGCCACACATACCATCAGCTCTTTCCATGAACAGTCGAATGTAACAAAACCCTCTTTGGAATTAACGCGGGATATTTCTATGAGCAACATTTCAGGAAACAGTCGCCCCTCATTGGCAGAAAGTGAACAAAACATGCCGAACATTCACACAATAGCAGAAGACACACCTGGAACCCATCCTGTTAACGTTACACATGACATGAGCTCCTCCAGTGACATGTCTGTACAGAGTGCTAAGACACAGTTCTCTACTTCTGATATGCAGTGTGACACCAGCTCAAAGACTGTAACCTCTGAAGTGCAGCCTGTGTCGACCACAAATACTGAAGAGCTACATACTAGCCACAATTCACATCTGTCAAGCCTGAGCCCTAAAACATCTGGATCTGCAAATGACACATTTACTGTTGGCCAAACTGCCAGTCTGAGTTCCTCTAGCAGTTTAAGCAGCACAGCTCAAACACCTCAGAATAAAACGTTGGATCTTCCAGCAGAGGGTGAGACTAAAGACTCGGCTACTCATCTCTCTAGAAATATAACTGAAAACTCCCCTGTTGTGAATTTTTCTGCCTTAAAAACAAAAGGCACATGTGAAGTGCAGAATGCCACTTTTGATAGGAATTCTTTTCAAAAATCCAGTGGAAATTCAACACTAGGGGAAGCTGCTGCTGGAACCTTCTGCCTCCAAAACAACACATTCGATACCAGACCTACTCAGCTGCAGAACGGCACGATAACTCTGTCAGAAAAGACTGACGGTCATCAGAACACTTTGGACAAGCCTTCTACTTCTAAGGTTTGTGACGTAACAAGCAGCCCTAAAAACACCACTTCTGAAATCCAGCCTTGTGAAACCTCTAAACAGAATAGGTCAACGACCAATACAGACCCCAATGCCAAGACATCTGACGTCCCTGAGAGCACATTTGAGGCcgacccacaaatggagaaagctTCTGGTTTATCCAAAAGAGAgactaaggattcatcacagtcTGGTCTGCCAATGACAGACAGTCTCTCCGACTCCTCTGTCCATCAAAGCAGAGATCTGGAGAGCAACAAAGCAAACACATTCCTATTAGATGACACCCTAGATTTAGCAGCAGCTGCTTTGATAACATCAACGCCAATGCCTAGCTGTAAAGTGTTTAACTTTAATAATGAAAGAGAGGTGGGCAAGATCTCTGGGGCAACAAAGAAGCTGTATGGGGACGTTCCCAATAAGCCTGACAGTCCTGTGACCTCGGACATTCCTCCAAACATTGTCTGCGACAGGAAAACATTCCTGACGAAACCTGCTGCTAAATCCCTCCTACCGCCATCCAAATCCACATCTCACCTGTTGAAGTACAAACCAGCCTCATTACTTCCTGGAAAGTTTGAGCTCCCAACCGCAGGCCTGCCCATGACGAGACAGAGAACCCAGGCTGAAGCTCTGAGAAGTACTGCTGCCTCTGATGTACCCCAAGTG ccTGCAGGAATACCAAACTCCTACAACTTGCGAGCTACAACAACAG GATCCAAGCTGCCAAATTCTGGCTTGCGTAAACCACAATCAAGTGGCATACCTTCAGGTATCCAGAGAGCTACAGCAGGTCTCAGGCCGCCAACAACAAGAAGCAATGCACcagcacctcctcctccttcttcagACAATGACAAACCACGATCACCTGCAG CGACAAAGCCAGCTACGAAGATGGCACAAGGGAAGAAGCACCCTTTAAGCAGAGCTGAAACTTTGCAAGTTGCAGCAAAGAGGAGGAGAACGG ATGCTCCTTTATCATCCAATAATGCTGAAgcatcctcatcttcctctgatGCAGCAAATAGAGCCAAAAACCTGAAACAGCCCACTACCAATCAGAGAGCTTTACCGGCTAAAACCCAAAGAGAAG CTGCAGCACCAGCCTGTACTGCATCTGGTGATGCTGTCAGCAGAAGCAAAGCCCTCAGACAGCCTGGACCCAGCCTTAGAGGTCTGCTAGCCAAACCTCAAGCCCACG GTTGTGCCAACTGTGTAGCACTTGAAGAGCAACTGAAAAAGAAGtcagaagaaataaagaaactTAAAGAAG AGTTGCAAAAGTACcgcaaagaagaagaggaatgCTGA
- the eif3c gene encoding eukaryotic translation initiation factor 3 subunit C produces the protein MSRFFATGSDSESEESSSADEITPKATGTTFKQSLLLSDDEEDTKRVVRSAKDKRFEELTNFIKTIRNAMKIRDMAKCLEEFEQLCRAFLKSKNIVDKEGVPSFYIRLLADLEDYLNQLWEDKEGKKKMNKNNAKALSTLRQKIRKYNRDFETEIAAYKENPQESADEEEEKEPGDSGSSSESEGDAGDEGMSAKSFLKKKPEPTADASKFLKSAKGSGDESSSSDDDDDIEWGSDSVDSGSESSDDGDEKSSSLAVVFLKKAQDTEKPSEKRIGKRKKPKKKERLEEEAEEEGGEEVEGGWEKVKGGAPMVKEKPKMFAKGTEINIPVVVKKLNEILQARGKKGTDRAAQIELLNALAAIAAENDLGQGIMVKIKFNIIASLYDYNPNLAAFMKPDMWKKCLDCIDELLDILFDNNNIFIGENIAEDSENLAASEQPFRVRGCILTLVERMDEEFTKIMQNTDPHSQEYVDNLKDEGRVCGIVDRLLGYMENKGSTEEICRIYLRRIMHTYYKFDYKAHRRSLGLQGETKSEQDQEESEGEDSAIIMDRLCKFIYAKDRTDRIRTCAILCHIYHHALHSRWYQARDLMLMSHLQDNIQHADPPVQILYNRTMVQLGICAFRQGMIKDAHNALLDIQSSGRAKELLGQGLLMRNMQERNAEQEKIEKRRQVPFHMHINLELLECVYLVSAMLLEIPYMAAHEFDARRRMISKQFHHQLRVGERQPLLGPPESMREHVVAASKAMKMGDWRTCHSFIINEKMNSKVWDLFPETQRVREMLVRKIQEESLRTYLFTYSSVYDSISMETLSEMFELEIPTVHSIISKMIINEELMASLDQPTQTVVMHRTEPTSLQNMALQLAEKLGSLVENNERVFDLKQGVYGGYFNRDQKGGYQMKQSYQRDQKGGYQQKQGGYQRGGYRNQNQGNY, from the exons ATGTCCCGTTTCTTTGCCACCGGGTCTGACAGCGAGTCAGAGGAGTCCTCATCCGCTGATGAGATCACCCCTAAAGCAACTGGAACTACTTTCAAGCA GTCATTGCTTCTCAGTGACGATGAAGAGGACACAAAGAGAGTGGTGCGCAGCGCCAAAGACAAAAG GTTTGAGGAGTTGACCAACTTCATCAAAACTATTCGCAATGCTATGAAGATTCGTGATATGGCCAAATGTCTGGAAGAGTTCGAGCAGTTGTGTCGAGCCTTCCTCAAAAGCAAGAATATCGTGGACAAAGAGGGTGTTCCTTCTTTCTATATCCGCCTTCTAGCTGACTTGGAGGACTATTTGAACCAG CTTTGGGAGGACAAAGAGGGCAAGAAGAAGATGaacaaaaataatgcaaaagcCCTCAGTACACTACGTCAGAAGATCCGCAAATACAACAGGGACTTTGAAACTGAAATAGCTGCATACAAAGAG AACCCACAGGAGTCTgcagatgaagaggaagagaaggagcCGGGAGATTCTG GCTCATCCTCTGAAAGTGAGGGAGATGCAGGTGATGAAGGAATGTCTGCTAAGTCTTTTTTGAAGAAAAAGCCGGAGCCCACTGCAGATGCCAGCAAGTTCCTCAAGTCTGCCAAGGGATCTGGG gatgaGTCCTCCTCTagtgacgatgatgatgatataGAGTGGGGATCAGACTCTGTCGACAGCGGCAGTGAGAGCTCGGATGATGGCGATGAGAAGAGCTCTTCTTTGGCTGTGGTTTTCCTGAAAAA AGCTCAGGACACTGAGAAGCCGAGTGAAAAGAGGATCGGGAAGAGAAAGAAGCCCAAGAAGAAGGAGCGTCTTGAAGAGGAGGcagaagaggaaggaggagaggaggtggagggaggCTGGGAGAAGGTGAAGGGAGGAGCTCCTATGGTCAAG GAAAAGCCCAAGATGTTTGCTAAAGGCACTGAGATCAACATACCAGTGGTGGTGAAGAAGCTGAACGAGATCCTGCAAGCTCGAGGCAAAAAGGGTACCGACAG AGCCGCCCAGATCGAGCTGCTCAACGCTCTGGCAGCCATCGCCGCAGAGAATGACCTAGGCCAAGGTATCATGGTCAAGATCAAGTTTAACATCATTGCCTCCTTATACGATTACAACCCCAACCTGGCTGCTTTCATGAAG CCCGACATGTGGAAGAAGTGTCTGGACTGTATAGATGAGCTGCTGGACATCCTCTttgacaacaacaacatcttcatCGGGGAGAACATTGCAGAGGACAGCGAGAAcctggcagcctcagagcag CCCTTCAGGGTTCGTGGCTGCATCCTTACACTGGTTGAGAGGATGGATGAAGAGTTTACCAAGATCATGCAAAACACAGATCCGCACTCACAAG AATATGTGGACAATCTGAAAGATGAGGGACGAGTTTGTGGCATTGTGGACCGGCTGCTCGGTTACATGGAGAACAAGGGCAGCACTGAGGAGATCTGTCGCATTTACTTGCGTCGGATCATGCACACCTACTACAAGTTTGACTACAAGGCCCACCGGCGCAGCCTGGGCCTCCAGGGAGAAACCAAG TCTGAGCAGGACCAGGAGGAGAGCGAGGGGGAGGACAGCGCCATAATCATGGACCGTCTCTGCAAGTTCATTTACGCCAAGGATCGCACCGACCGTATCCGAACCTGCGCCATCCTCTGCCACATCTACCACCACGCTCTGCACTCCCGCTGGTACCAGGCCCGAGACCTGATGCTAATGAGCCACCTGCAAGACAACATCCAGCACGCCGACCCGCCCGTACAG ATCCTATACAACAGAACCATGGTGCAGCTCGGCATTTGTGCCTTTAGACAGGGCATGATCAAAGACGCCCACAATGCACTGCTGGACATTCAGTCATCTGGACGCGCCAAGGAGCTGCTGGGTCAGGGTCTGCTCATGAGGAACATGCAGGAGAGGAACGCCGAGCAGGAGAAGATCGAGAAGAGGAGACAA GTGCCCTTCCACATGCACATCAACCTGGAGCTTCTGGAGTGTGTGTACCTGGTGTCGGCCATGCTTCTAGAAATCCCCTACATGGCTGCACACGAGTTTGATGCCCGCCGCAGGATGATCAGCAAACAGTTCCACCATCAGCTCCGAGTGGGAGAGAGACAGCCTCTGCTAG GACCCCCAGAGAGCATGAGGGAGCATGTGGTGGCAGCTAGCAAAGCCATGAAGATGGGAGACTGGCGCACCTGCCACTCATTCATTATCAATGAGAAGATGAACAGCAAAGTATGGGACCTGTTTCCTGAGACACAGCGAGTCAGAGAGATGCTTGTCAG GAAGATCCAAGAGGAGTCACTGAGGACTTACCTGTTTACATACAGCAGTGTGTACGACTCCATCAG CATGGAGACCCTGTCTGAGATGTTCGAGTTGGAGATCCCCACAGTTCACAGCATCATTAGCAAGATGATCATCAATGAGGAGCTGATG GCATCGTTGGATCAGCCCACACAGACGGTAGTGATGCACCGCACGGAGCCCACCTCTCTACAGAACATGGCTCTGCAGCTGGCTGAGAAACTGGGAAGCTTGGTGGAGAACAACGAACGCGTCTTTGACCTGAAACAGGGCGTCTATGGAGGTTACTTCAACAGAG ACCAGAAAGGTGGATACCAAATGAAGCAATCCTACCAGAGAG ATCAGAAAGGAGGCTACCAACAGAAACAGGGCGGCTACCAGAGAGGTGGCTACAGGAATCAAAACCAAGGAAACTACTGA
- the LOC121528297 gene encoding flocculation protein FLO11-like isoform X1 produces MSFSMASETTTTVQTSYVHENDDADDDWENIPPEGEVQVGDAVGGSSAQQSGENPPLSNTCTFSTPAPPSSKIKAKSRLSGLQSALTPILKYLNISNKCLSPGSLKQCDANSQKSNEDSNRHPDSQLSSSHPGQPTVGTNAPMRLLEDEYLPEITLLDVTCDSTMQVTRNDSALPDSVPATPVTAQTVCSSFTSHQPSKLNVSSSLNTTSQMLSMKMDDPPESAFAPLRWLDDRYFPEITLLDVTRDSELSPAGERSSMNITQDISPADTAKTNMDSSELNGQTAAEFKRDSELLPASERSSINVTLGISPTGTAKNNIDSSGFSGQTAAEPNHESEPLAAGEQSPLNVTLDISPAETSRTNMASSESATLDIIQSEDLSSTLEGNATHTISSFHEQSNVTKPSLELTRDISMSNISGNSRPSLAESEQNMPNIHTIAEDTPGTHPVNVTHDMSSSSDMSVQSAKTQFSTSDMQCDTSSKTVTSEVQPVSTTNTEELHTSHNSHLSSLSPKTSGSANDTFTVGQTASLSSSSSLSSTAQTPQNKTLDLPAEGETKDSATHLSRNITENSPVVNFSALKTKGTCEVQNATFDRNSFQKSSGNSTLGEAAAGTFCLQNNTFDTRPTQLQNGTITLSEKTDGHQNTLDKPSTSKVCDVTSSPKNTTSEIQPCETSKQNRSTTNTDPNAKTSDVPESTFEADPQMEKASGLSKRETKDSSQSGLPMTDSLSDSSVHQSRDLESNKANTFLLDDTLDLAAAALITSTPMPSCKVFNFNNEREVGKISGATKKLYGDVPNKPDSPVTSDIPPNIVCDRKTFLTKPAAKSLLPPSKSTSHLLKYKPASLLPGKFELPTAGLPMTRQRTQAEALRSTAASDVPQVPAGIPNSYNLRATTTGSKLPNSGLRKPQSSGIPSGIQRATAGLRPPTTRSNAPAPPPPSSDNDKPRSPAATKPATKMAQGKKHPLSRAETLQVAAKRRRTDAPLSSNNAEASSSSSDAANRAKNLKQPTTNQRALPAKTQREEAAAPACTASGDAVSRSKALRQPGPSLRGLLAKPQAHGCANCVALEEQLKKKSEEIKKLKEELQKYRKEEEEC; encoded by the exons ATGTCATTCAGCATGGCCAGtgagacaacaacaacagtgcAAACCTCATATGTTCATGAAAATGACGATGCTGATGATGACTGGGAAAATATTCCACCTGAAGGAGAGGTCCAAGTGGGAGATGCGGTTGGAGGTTCCTCTGCACAGCAAAGTGGAGAAAATCCACCCCTCTCTAACACTTGCACCTTTTCAACTCCAGCTCCACCAAGCAGCAAAATCAAAGCCAAGTCACGGCTCTCTGGACTCCAGTCTGCTCTGACGCCAATTTTAAAATACCTTAATATTAGTAATAAATGTCTGtctccagggtctttaaaacaATGTGATGCAAATAGTCAAAAATCAAATGAAGATTCAAACCGACACCCTGACTCACAGCTCTCCAGCAGCCATCCTGGACAACCAACGGTGGGTACGAATGCTCCCATGCGCCTGCTGGAGGACGAATATTTACCAGAAATAACTCTTCTTGATGTGACTTGTGATTCTACGATGCAAGTAACAAGAAATGATTCAGCTCTTCCTGACAGTGTGCCTGCTACACCTGTAACAGCCCAGACTGTGTGCTCTTCATTCACTTCTCACCAGCCTTCCAAGTTGAATGTCTCCAGCAGTTTAAATACTACCTCTCAGATGCTAAGCATGAAGATGGATGATCCCCCTGAGAGCGCTTTTGCTCCTCTACGATGGCTGGATGATAGATACTTCCCAGAAATAACTCTCCTGGACGTAACACGTGATTCTGAGCTGTCGCCAGCAGGAGAACGATCCTCCATGAACATTACGCAGGATATTTCACCAGCGGATACTGCAAAAACCAACATGGACTCTTCAGAACTCAACGGTCAAACTGCAGCAGAGTTCAAGCGTGATTCTGAGTTATTGCCAGCAAGCGAACGATCCTCCATAAACGTTACACTGGGTATTTCACCAACTGGTACCGCAAAAAACAACATAGACTCTTCAGGATTCAGTGGACAAACTGCAGCAGAGCCCAATCATGAGTCAGAGCCATTGGCTGCAGGAGAACAATCCCCCTTAAATGTTACACTGGATATTTCACCAGCAGAAACGTCAAGAACCAACATGGCTTCCTCAGAGTCTGCCACGTTGGACATAATTCAAAGTGAGGACTTGTCAAGCACTCTTGAAGGTAATGCCACACATACCATCAGCTCTTTCCATGAACAGTCGAATGTAACAAAACCCTCTTTGGAATTAACGCGGGATATTTCTATGAGCAACATTTCAGGAAACAGTCGCCCCTCATTGGCAGAAAGTGAACAAAACATGCCGAACATTCACACAATAGCAGAAGACACACCTGGAACCCATCCTGTTAACGTTACACATGACATGAGCTCCTCCAGTGACATGTCTGTACAGAGTGCTAAGACACAGTTCTCTACTTCTGATATGCAGTGTGACACCAGCTCAAAGACTGTAACCTCTGAAGTGCAGCCTGTGTCGACCACAAATACTGAAGAGCTACATACTAGCCACAATTCACATCTGTCAAGCCTGAGCCCTAAAACATCTGGATCTGCAAATGACACATTTACTGTTGGCCAAACTGCCAGTCTGAGTTCCTCTAGCAGTTTAAGCAGCACAGCTCAAACACCTCAGAATAAAACGTTGGATCTTCCAGCAGAGGGTGAGACTAAAGACTCGGCTACTCATCTCTCTAGAAATATAACTGAAAACTCCCCTGTTGTGAATTTTTCTGCCTTAAAAACAAAAGGCACATGTGAAGTGCAGAATGCCACTTTTGATAGGAATTCTTTTCAAAAATCCAGTGGAAATTCAACACTAGGGGAAGCTGCTGCTGGAACCTTCTGCCTCCAAAACAACACATTCGATACCAGACCTACTCAGCTGCAGAACGGCACGATAACTCTGTCAGAAAAGACTGACGGTCATCAGAACACTTTGGACAAGCCTTCTACTTCTAAGGTTTGTGACGTAACAAGCAGCCCTAAAAACACCACTTCTGAAATCCAGCCTTGTGAAACCTCTAAACAGAATAGGTCAACGACCAATACAGACCCCAATGCCAAGACATCTGACGTCCCTGAGAGCACATTTGAGGCcgacccacaaatggagaaagctTCTGGTTTATCCAAAAGAGAgactaaggattcatcacagtcTGGTCTGCCAATGACAGACAGTCTCTCCGACTCCTCTGTCCATCAAAGCAGAGATCTGGAGAGCAACAAAGCAAACACATTCCTATTAGATGACACCCTAGATTTAGCAGCAGCTGCTTTGATAACATCAACGCCAATGCCTAGCTGTAAAGTGTTTAACTTTAATAATGAAAGAGAGGTGGGCAAGATCTCTGGGGCAACAAAGAAGCTGTATGGGGACGTTCCCAATAAGCCTGACAGTCCTGTGACCTCGGACATTCCTCCAAACATTGTCTGCGACAGGAAAACATTCCTGACGAAACCTGCTGCTAAATCCCTCCTACCGCCATCCAAATCCACATCTCACCTGTTGAAGTACAAACCAGCCTCATTACTTCCTGGAAAGTTTGAGCTCCCAACCGCAGGCCTGCCCATGACGAGACAGAGAACCCAGGCTGAAGCTCTGAGAAGTACTGCTGCCTCTGATGTACCCCAAGTG ccTGCAGGAATACCAAACTCCTACAACTTGCGAGCTACAACAACAG GATCCAAGCTGCCAAATTCTGGCTTGCGTAAACCACAATCAAGTGGCATACCTTCAGGTATCCAGAGAGCTACAGCAGGTCTCAGGCCGCCAACAACAAGAAGCAATGCACcagcacctcctcctccttcttcagACAATGACAAACCACGATCACCTGCAG CGACAAAGCCAGCTACGAAGATGGCACAAGGGAAGAAGCACCCTTTAAGCAGAGCTGAAACTTTGCAAGTTGCAGCAAAGAGGAGGAGAACGG ATGCTCCTTTATCATCCAATAATGCTGAAgcatcctcatcttcctctgatGCAGCAAATAGAGCCAAAAACCTGAAACAGCCCACTACCAATCAGAGAGCTTTACCGGCTAAAACCCAAAGAGAAG AAGCTGCAGCACCAGCCTGTACTGCATCTGGTGATGCTGTCAGCAGAAGCAAAGCCCTCAGACAGCCTGGACCCAGCCTTAGAGGTCTGCTAGCCAAACCTCAAGCCCACG GTTGTGCCAACTGTGTAGCACTTGAAGAGCAACTGAAAAAGAAGtcagaagaaataaagaaactTAAAGAAG AGTTGCAAAAGTACcgcaaagaagaagaggaatgCTGA